One Bombina bombina isolate aBomBom1 chromosome 5, aBomBom1.pri, whole genome shotgun sequence DNA segment encodes these proteins:
- the LOC128659212 gene encoding gastrula zinc finger protein XlCGF26.1-like, producing MTPQTPIVLDTNDASQALGISQQTFKGDGELAGTGHQSLCTESNLVIKQEDIYDLSSEMILPEDKPDTFTAFSKYFKKGNSLKSSQMNHTNNKAFKCTECEKSFTCNLHLLEHHTVHTVVKPHRCTECGRCFTSKGSLMYHKKTHTGEKPFTCNECGRCFTSKVNLISHEKTHTGEKPFICTKCGKHFTHKRSLKIHGRSHTGEKPVTCRECGKWFTEKSILKIHERIHTGEKPFTCTECGKCFTQKSHLKTHERIHTGAKPFTCTECGKSFTEKGTLKTHERIHTGGNPFTCTECGKRFTQKSHLKRHERIHTGEKPFTCTECGKCFTQINSLRTHERIHTGEKPFTCTECGKCFTQINSLRTHERIHTGEKPFTCTECGKRFTRMDNLKTHKKIHTGEKHLKCLEREKKVSHSSQVSQNTKYLLTK from the coding sequence atgacaccgcaaactccaatagtcttagacaccaatgacgcTTCACAagcattggggatatcacagcagacatttaaaggagatggtgaattggcaggaactgggcatcaatcattatgtacagagagtaatttagtcatcaaacaagaggacatttatgacttatctagtgaaatgattctCCCCGAGGATAAACCAGACACATTTACTGCATTTTCAAAATATTTCAAAAAAGGGAACAGTCTTAAGTCTAGCCAAATGAATCATACAAATAACAAAGcattcaaatgtacagaatgtgagaaaagcttcacATGTAATTTGCATCTCCTTGAACACCACACAGTTCACACAGTTGTGAAACCTCACAGGTGTACAGAatgtgggagatgtttcacatctAAAGGAAGCCTTATGTATcacaaaaagacccacacaggAGAGAAACCTTTCACgtgtaatgagtgtgggagatgtttcacatccAAGGTAAATCTCATATCTCatgaaaagacccacacaggggagaaaccattcATATGTACTAAGTGTGGAAAACATTTTACTCATAAGAGAAGTCTGAAAATTCATggaaggagtcacacaggggaaaaacctGTCACATGTAGAGAGTGTGGAAAATGGTTTACAGAAAAGAGTattctgaaaattcatgaaaggattcacacaggggaaaagcctttcacatgtacagagtgtggaaaatgttttacacaaaagagtcatctgaaaactcacgaaaggattcacacaggggcaaagcctttcacatgtacagagtgtggaaaaagttttacagaaaagggtactctgaaaactcatgaaaggattcacacaggaggaaaccctttcacgtgtacagagtgtggaaaacgttttacacaaaagagtcatctgaaaaggcatgaaagaatacacacaggagaaaagcctttcacatgtacagagtgtggaaaatgttttacacaaataaatagtctgagaactcatgaaaggattcacacaggagaaaagcctttcacatgtacagagtgtggaaaatgttttacacaaataaatagtctgagaactcatgaaaggattcacacaggtgaaaagcctttcacatgtacagagtgtggaaaaaggtttACACGAATGGATAATctaaaaactcataaaaagattcacacaggagaaaagcattTAAAGTGCTTAGAACGTGAAAAAAAGGTATCCCATTCCagtcaggtatcacaaaacaccaaatatttactcacaaaataa